In one Carassius carassius chromosome 14, fCarCar2.1, whole genome shotgun sequence genomic region, the following are encoded:
- the LOC132157435 gene encoding group XIIB secretory phospholipase A2-like protein isoform X1: MFPRVLLLLLLLCISTGLTATLIQASVDAAAEDSPADGSVLPEAQAGETPDDILMADAPVEGKPTETQSSKQEFEDDSDWGFGSIRGGFQAVNGYFDSILELMGGRDGVCQYRCRYGKAPQPRTGYQMPEPDGCSTSLLGFQVPSSFDMGVPAMTKCCNQLDICYDTCGSNKYRCDTKFRWCLHSICGDLKKSLGFISKVEACETFADTMYNTVWTLGCRPFMNGQRAACYCEGEEKDEL, from the exons ATGTTTCCacgtgtgctgctgctgctgctcctgcTATGTATCTCCACAGGCTTGACCGCTACACTTATCCAGGCCTCTGTTGATGCAGCTGCAGAGGATTCTCCAGCTGACGGCTCTGTTTTACCTGAAGCTCAGGCTGGTGAAACCCCAGATGACATTTTGATGGCAGATGCCCCCGTTGAGGGAAAACCTACAGAGACCCAGAGCTCCAAGCAAGAATTTGAAGATGATTCAGACTGGGGCTTCGGTTCTATCAGAGGGGGTTTCCAGGCAGTGAATGGCTATTTTGACTCTATACTAGAGCTGATGGGGGGTCGGGACGGCGTATGTCAGTACCGCTGTAGATATG GTAAAGCTCCTCAGCCTCGGACTGGATATCAAATGCCAGAGCCTGACGGTTGTAGCACCTCACTGCTTGGCTTCCAGGTACCGAGCAGT TTTGATATGGGTGTCCCAGCCATGACCAAATGTTGTAATCAGCTAGACATTTGTTATGACACCTGTGGCTCTAACAAGTACCGCTGTGACACCAAATTCCGCTGGTGCCTCCATAGCATCTGTGGTGACCTGAAGAAGAGTCTGGGCTTCATATCAAAAGTTGAGG CCTGTGAGACCTTTGCTGACACCATGTATAACACCGTGTGGACTTTGGGCTGCAGGCCCTTCATGAACGGCCAGAGGGCAGCCTGCTATTGTGAAGGAGAAGAGAAGGATGAGCTGTAA
- the oit3 gene encoding oncoprotein-induced transcript 3 protein codes for MLFALVVLLQAVTTAQAIALDPCSAYISLNEPWRNTDYHVNNSAGVPLCDRHVAREWYRFTGMAGDAMPTFCIEENHCGTHAPIWLNGSHPQPSDGIVTLPACASFNNNCCHWTASVDVKACAKGYYVYRLPRPSVCFHVYCGHFYDICDEVDCNGAGCPVEPECRCPEGTVLGPDAQTCLDVNECEKGNGGCAEICINTKGSRRCECGPGKELDEDGSSCKETAGCDNVNGGCSHRCSSEDDSYYCHCPRGLTLGDDKRTCQVPVQCDPSSIEVSIPKDLVGGLELFLSNTSCRGISNGTHINLHFSLKTCGTVVQVIDDKIVGTNLVTGLPRSSPSSSGDLIVRTSKLLLPVTCEFPRQYEVSDGYLPSLRNTALELAGHSEGIFPFSLELFKNAEFSESYNQPPQLRLRDSLYFGVEPRERVDGLAALVESCFATPGPKADQALKYYLIRDGCISDDTVRQFSAKDQLSKHYQVPVFKFIGKDNKEVFLHCRVLVCGQEQGESRCTQGCRKRLRRHLWTDQHQEQHILSSGPIHILPDP; via the exons ATGCTTTTCGCTCTGGTTGTTCTTCTACAAGCTGTGACTACAGCACAGGCCATCG CTCTAGATCCCTGCTCGGCGTATATCAGTCTGAATGAACCATGGCGGaacactgactaccatgtcaacAACTCTGCGGGAGTCCCTCTATGTGACCGGCATGTGGCCAGAGAGTGGTATCGCTTTACGGGGATGGCTGGGGATGCTATGCCAACCTTCTGTATTGAGGAGAACCACTGTGGTACCCATGCTCCCATCTGGCTGAACGGCAGCCACCCTCAGCCTAGTGATGGCATTGTCACCCTCCCAGCGTGTGCTAGCTTCAATAATAACTGCTGTCACTGGACAGCTAGTGTGGATGTGAAGGCCTGTGCTAAGGGTTACTATGTCTACCGCCTGCCCCGGCCCTCCGTCTGCTTCCACGTCTACTGTGGCC ATTTCTATGACATATGCGATGAGGTGGATTGTAACGGAGCTGGCTGTCCTGTGGAGCCAGAATGCCGATGTCCTGAGGGAACGGTTCTAGGCCCAGATGCACAGACATGTCTGG ATGTGAACGAATGTGAGAAAGGCAATGGAGGATGTGCAGAAATATGCATTAACACCAAGGGCTCTCGTCGATGTGAGTGTGGACCAGGTAAAGAACTGGACGAGGACGGGAGCAGCTGTAAAG AGACTGCCGGCTGTGACAATGTAAATGGAGGCTGCAGCCATAGATGCTCCTCAGAGGACGACTCATATTACTGTCATTGTCCTCGGGGTCTGACATTGGGAGATGACAAACGGACATGTCAAG TCCCTGTGCAGTGTGATCCTAGTTCCATAGAGGTCTCGATTCCCAAAGACCTGGTGGGAGGACTTGAACTCTTCCTGTCTAACACTTCCTGCCGGGGCATTTCCAATGGCACCCACATTAACCTCCACTTTAGTCTGAAGACATGTGGCACTGTGGTCCAG GTCATTGATGACAAAATTGTGGGCACCAACTTGGTAACAGGTTTGCCACGCTCTAGTCCCAGCAGCAGTGGGGACTTGATTGTGCGCACCAGTAAACTACTGCTGCCAGTTACGTGTGAGTTTCCACGGCAGTACGAGGTGTCGGATGGCTACCTGCCCAGTCTGCGCAACACAGCACTCGAGTTAGCGGGCCACAGCGAAGGAATATTCCCCTTCAGTTTGGAGCTCTTCAAAAATGCAGAATTTTCCGAGTCGTACAACCAACCTCCTCAATTGCGTTTGCGTGATTCCCTGTACTTTGGCGTCGAGCCTCGAGAGCGGGTGGATGGCCTTGCTGCTCTTGTAGAAAGTTGTTTTGCCACCCCTGGTCCCAAAGCTGACCAGGCCTTAAAATATTACCTCATCAGAGATGG CTGCATTTCAGATGATACGGTGCGTCAGTTCTCGGCTAAAGATCAGCTCTCCAAACACTACCAGGTCCCTGTCTTCAAGTTCATTGGCAAGGACAATAAA GAGGTGTTCCTGCATTGCCGTGTGCTGGTGTGTGGGCAAGAACAAGGGGAATCTCGCTGTACACAGGGATGCCGAAAGCGCTTGAGGAGACATCTCTGGACTGACCAGCACCAAGAACAACACATACTTTCCAGTGGACCCATTCACATACTGCCAGATCCATGA
- the LOC132157435 gene encoding group XIIB secretory phospholipase A2-like protein isoform X2: protein MFPRVLLLLLLLCISTGLTATLIQASVDAAAEDSPADGSVLPEAQAGETPDDILMADAPVEGKPTETQSSKQEFEDDSDWGFGSIRGGFQAVNGYFDSILELMGGRDGVCQYRCRYGKAPQPRTGYQMPEPDGCSTSLLGFQFDMGVPAMTKCCNQLDICYDTCGSNKYRCDTKFRWCLHSICGDLKKSLGFISKVEACETFADTMYNTVWTLGCRPFMNGQRAACYCEGEEKDEL from the exons ATGTTTCCacgtgtgctgctgctgctgctcctgcTATGTATCTCCACAGGCTTGACCGCTACACTTATCCAGGCCTCTGTTGATGCAGCTGCAGAGGATTCTCCAGCTGACGGCTCTGTTTTACCTGAAGCTCAGGCTGGTGAAACCCCAGATGACATTTTGATGGCAGATGCCCCCGTTGAGGGAAAACCTACAGAGACCCAGAGCTCCAAGCAAGAATTTGAAGATGATTCAGACTGGGGCTTCGGTTCTATCAGAGGGGGTTTCCAGGCAGTGAATGGCTATTTTGACTCTATACTAGAGCTGATGGGGGGTCGGGACGGCGTATGTCAGTACCGCTGTAGATATG GTAAAGCTCCTCAGCCTCGGACTGGATATCAAATGCCAGAGCCTGACGGTTGTAGCACCTCACTGCTTGGCTTCCAG TTTGATATGGGTGTCCCAGCCATGACCAAATGTTGTAATCAGCTAGACATTTGTTATGACACCTGTGGCTCTAACAAGTACCGCTGTGACACCAAATTCCGCTGGTGCCTCCATAGCATCTGTGGTGACCTGAAGAAGAGTCTGGGCTTCATATCAAAAGTTGAGG CCTGTGAGACCTTTGCTGACACCATGTATAACACCGTGTGGACTTTGGGCTGCAGGCCCTTCATGAACGGCCAGAGGGCAGCCTGCTATTGTGAAGGAGAAGAGAAGGATGAGCTGTAA